A stretch of the Flavobacterium sp. 9R genome encodes the following:
- the gnd gene encoding phosphogluconate dehydrogenase (NAD(+)-dependent, decarboxylating), translating into MQIGIIGLGKMGFNLALNLKRNQYQVVAQDVNPDFVAKIGKEGIETAYTTEELCQKLTSRKVIWLMVPAGEIVDSVIHALLPYLSPNDILIDGGNSNFNDSKRRYSKLKTLGIDFLDCGTSGGTSGALHGACTMIGGDPEVFDYVAKVFKDISVENGSLYTGAAGSGHFTKMVHNGIEYGMMQSIAEGFEVFEHSEFDIDFQKTAKLFNHGSVVRSWLMELTENAFAKDPKLDGIKGIMHSSGEGKWTLETALDLGVPTPVIALSIMMRYRSQMSDTFSGKVVAALRNEFGGHAVEKNE; encoded by the coding sequence ATGCAAATAGGAATAATAGGACTTGGAAAAATGGGATTTAATCTCGCTCTAAATTTAAAAAGAAACCAATATCAAGTGGTAGCACAAGATGTCAATCCTGATTTTGTTGCTAAAATTGGTAAAGAAGGAATTGAAACGGCGTATACTACAGAAGAATTGTGCCAAAAACTAACTAGCCGAAAAGTAATTTGGCTAATGGTTCCTGCAGGAGAAATTGTTGATTCGGTGATTCATGCTTTGCTTCCTTATTTGTCTCCAAATGATATACTTATTGATGGAGGGAATTCTAATTTTAATGATTCTAAGCGTCGTTATTCAAAATTAAAAACACTTGGCATCGATTTTTTAGATTGCGGAACTTCAGGCGGAACTTCCGGGGCCTTGCATGGAGCTTGTACCATGATAGGTGGAGACCCAGAGGTGTTTGATTATGTAGCTAAAGTATTTAAAGATATTTCTGTTGAAAATGGTTCTCTCTACACCGGTGCGGCAGGAAGTGGCCATTTTACCAAAATGGTGCATAATGGCATTGAATATGGTATGATGCAATCTATTGCTGAAGGTTTTGAAGTCTTTGAGCATTCAGAATTTGATATTGATTTTCAAAAAACCGCTAAATTATTCAATCATGGTTCTGTGGTGCGCAGTTGGTTGATGGAATTAACCGAAAATGCTTTTGCAAAAGATCCAAAATTAGACGGTATTAAAGGAATTATGCATTCTTCAGGAGAAGGTAAATGGACATTAGAAACCGCCTTGGATTTAGGTGTACCCACTCCAGTTATTGCGCTTTCTATTATGATGCGCTATCGATCACAAATGTCCGATACTTTTTCGGGCAAAGTAGTGGCAGCACTCCGAAACGAATTTGGAGGGCATGCAGTAGAGAAAAATGAGTAA